AAAGCAATCTTCAAAATTTTTCTAGCGAAATTAACGCTACCATGAAAAATCTTTTTAAAGATATGGATAAGTTTAAAAACTATATCGATATGCTTGAAGCAAAAGAAAACACTCACAATCACTACTTATCAAAAATTTATAATATAGCTTAATATTAATCAAACTTTGCCGATAATACTACCAATCCAAACAAAAGGAGTATGTTATGGGCGAAGTTATTAACAACCAAGCAAGTTTAATGCTTAACATTGCAACTACTATGATGAAAAAAACCATAGAAGCCAATGAAAATGCAGTAATGCAAGTACTTGAAGGCGTAAATGCAAACCCTGCTCCAACTACTACTCCTAGCACTAGTTCAGGATTGCTTGACATTTACGCTTAATTTTTCTCTTCGATTCAAAAATTTTGGCATAGCTTTTGCTTTTTTAAAGCTAAGCAATATTTTTGAAGAGAAGAGTTATGTTTGTAAATTCTAATGTCAATCCGTATCAGAATTTTGCAAATTATCCTTTTGCAAAGACTGGACACGCGGAAGAAAAAAAAGAAAATACTAATATTAAAAGTGATTTACTTGATATAAAAGGTTCTAATTTAGACTATGAAGTAAGTTATGCAAGCGAGTTTGGTTTTAGAATCAATGAGCAAGGTTTTTTTGAAAAAGATCTTAATAAAACAGCTGCTTTGCCTCTTGATTATGATATTAATATAAAAAGTATAAGAGAAATTTCAAAACAACTTATAAAGCTTGATGAAAATTTAAACTATAACAAAATAGACTTACCAAGACTTTTAAACACCTATCATAATACGCTAAAAACCATCAATCATGAATTTCAAAAAAATGATAATAATTTTTTAAGTAAAGCACAAATTTCAGAATTAAATCAAGGTTATAGCTATACTTATGAAGGAAAAATTTTAAAAGTTTATGAAAATGCCAAAAGTTTACAAAATGCAAAAGAAACAAATAAAAACCTAAATACCTTAATGCTTGATAATAAAATAGGAGACTTTGCATTCAATGCAAGCATTGAAAACACAGCTAGTAATCCTATCATAAGACCTTATCTAAACCGACAAGGCGAAGTTTCTAAAAGTGGATTATTGCTTAATTATATTTATCATGATTTAAAAGAACAAAATAATCAAAAGGCTAATTTCTTTTTAACTCCTATTGAGTTAGATATATCTTCTAATGTAAATTTTGAAAAACTCATGAAGGGTCAAATGAGTATGCAAGATTATCTAAGTGAAAGCAATAAAGAAAAAATGAGTTTTGATTTATATTTATATATCAATGGAGTAGATAAAAACAACACCACAGAAGATAAACTTTCAGTTTTCTTTCAACAATACATTAACTATCAACACAGTATTAACATGCAAGAATTTGCTAATTCAAGTTCTATTTATAGTCTTTATAGCGAACAAATTAGCAAAGATTTTGAAGCTTTAAAAAAAGAGTTTAATCAAAATGATTCTAATATCGATCTTGAAAAAATTAATACTCAAAAAGAACTTTTAGATACTCAATTTTTAGAAAATCGCAAAAGACAAGCAAGCATTAATAAAATTTTACACTCATATTTAAATGCAATGGCTTAACTTGTGCTAAAATAATAAAAAATTTTACATAAGTTAAATCCATTTGATTTAATGTTAAATTTAACATTTTAGTGTATATTAACAAAAAAGATAAAAATTATCCTAATTAAAGGAGTGTAATTTTGAAAGTATATTTAGATAATAATGCAACAACACAACTTGCACCAGAAGCTTATGAGCTTATGAAACCTTTTTTAAAAGAACATTATGGCAATCCAAACAGCCTTCATCAATGGGGTAGTGCAACCCACCCTGCTTTAAAAGAAGCTATGGATAAACTTTATGCGGGACTTGGGGCAAGTGATTTAGATGATATCATAATCACTTCCTGTGCCACAGAGAGTATTAATTGGGTATTAAAAGGTGTGTATTTTGATAGAATTTTAAATAGCGATAGAAATGAAGTAATTATTTCTAGTGTAGAACATCCTGCAGTAGCAGCTAGTGCTATGTTTTTAAAATCTTTAGGAGTAAAAGTCATAGAACTTGGCGTTGATCATGAGGGTGTTTCTAGTGTAAAAGATCTAAAAGAGGCTATTTCAGATAAAACTGCCCTAGTAAGCATTATGTGGGCAAATAATGAAACTGGTATGATTTTTCCCATAGAAGAAATGGCTCAAATTACTCATGAATATGGAGCATTATTTCATACTGATGCAACTCAAGCTGTTGGGAAAATCAAGGTAAATTTTGCAAAAGCTGGGGTTGATTTTGCTTCATTTTCTGCACATAAATTCCATGGTCCAAAAGGTGTAGGTGGACTTTATATTAAAAAGGATATAGAATTAACTCCGCTTTTACATGGTGGTGAGCATATGGGTGGTAGAAGAAGTGGAACTTTAAATGTGCCATATATTATAGCAATGGCAGAAGCTTTAAGAATTGCAAATACTATGCTTGATTTTGAAAACTCACACATTAGAAGATTAAGAGATAAATTAGAAGATTTAATTTTAGCTATGCCTGATACAAGCGTAGTTGGAGATAGATCAAGAAGGGTTCCTAATACCATCTTGGCAAGCATTAAAGGTGTAGAAGGCGAGGCTATGCTTTGGGATTTAAACAAAAATGGTATAGCAGCAAGCACTGGTTCAGCCTGTGCTAGCGAAGCACTTGAGAGTAATCCTATCATGGAAGCAATTGGTGCTGAAAATGATTTAGCTCATACTGCTTTAAGACTTTCTTTATCAAGATTTAACACAGAAGATGAAATTGATTATGCAGCAGAGCAAATAAAAAAAGCAACACAAAGACTTAGAGCAATCTCAAGTACTTATGCATATAAGCCTGAAAATATTTAAAGGATAAAAAATGGCAAAGAATAATTTAATTGGCGGATCAATTTGGGATGAGTATTCTCAAAAAGTACAAGATAGAATGAATAACCCTCAACATATGGGCGAATTCACACAAGAAGATGCACAAAAAGCAAATGCAAAACTTATTGTTGCGGATTTTGGAGCTGAAAGCTGTGGTGATGCGGTTAGGCTTTATTGGTTAGTAGATGAAAAAACTGATAAAATCATTGATGCTAAATTTAAAAGCTTTGGCTGTGGTACAGCAATAGCAAGTAGTGATACTATGGTTGATCTTTGTATAGGTAAAACCGTAGATGAGGCTGTAAAAATTACAAATTTAGATGTTGAATTTGCTATGAGAGATAACCCTGAAACTCCTGCAGTTCCACCGCAAAAAATGCACTGTTCAGTTATGGCTTATGATGTTATCAAACAAGCTGCAGCGCATTATAAAGGTGTTAATCCTGAGGATTTTGAAGATCAAATCATAGTTTGTGAGTGTGCTAGGGTAAGCCTTGGAACCATCAAAGAAGTAATTAAACTAAATGATTTACATACAGTAGAAGAAATAACGCAATTTACTAAAGCAGGTGCTTTTTGCAAATCTTGTGTTAAGCCTGGAGGACATGAGAAAAAAGATTATTATCTTGTAGATATTTTAGCTGAAACTAGGGCTGAAATGGAAAGAGAAAAGTTAAAAGATCAAAGCAAAACAGATATTGCTTTTGATGATATGACCATGGTTAAGCAACTAAAAGCAGTAGAGGCTGTTTTAGATAACGATGTGCGTCCTATGCTACATGGTGATGGTGGAGATTTAGAAGTAATTGATATTCAAAAAAGTGACAATAAAAATATAGATATATACATACGTTATCTTGGAGCATGTAGCGGCTGCTCAAGCGGGAGTGGTGCAACTTTATATGCTATAGAAAATATCTTACAAGAAGAACTTAGTCCAAATATACGCGTTATACCTGTTTAAGCAGTTTTTCTGCTTAAACTTTAAATTTCAAGCCTTTTTATGTTAAAATAACACCGTTAATAAAAATTTAAAAAGGCTATTTATGCAAAGACTTCAAACCTTTGTTAAAAGTGAAACTTTCCCCGGTGTTTTACTAATATTTTTTACCGCACTTGCACTAATTTTACAAAATAGTTCTTTAACGGATCAATATACCAACTTTTTAAATATTCCTTTTGGCTTTCAAGCTGGAAGTTTAGAAATTTTCAAACCTTTACTTTTATGGATTAATGATGGTCTTATTGCAATCTTTTTCTTTGCAATAGGACTTGAATTAAAATATGAAGTAACAAGAGGGCAACTCAATAGTATAAAGGCTATGTCTTTACCTGTATTTGCTGCACTTGGCGGTATGATAATACCTGCTTTGATTTTCGCGTTTTTTAACTATAAAGATCCTTTTGCTTTGCAAGGTTGGGCTATACCAACGGCTACTGATGTAGCTTTTGCTGTTGGTATTTTAATGCTTTTAGGCAAAAGAGTGCCTACTTCTTTAAAATTATTCTTACTTTCTTTAGCTATTTTTGATGATTTAGGCGCGATTATTGTAATTGCTTTATTTTATACAAGCGAACTTTCAGTTTTTGCTATGATTGCTGCTTTAGTATGTATTCTAGCGCTTTATTTGTTAAATCACTTCCATGTTACTAAAAAATCTTTTTATATCATCATAGCTATAGTATTTTGGATAAGCATGTTAAAAAGTGGGGTGCATGCAACTTTGGCAGGTGTGATTACTGCTTTATTTATACCACTTCAAACAAAAAGTGGTGAGTCTTTTTTAAAAGAAATAGAACATGACTTAGCACCTTGGGTGAGTTATTTCATCTTGCCTATTTTTGCTTTTGCCAATGCAGGTGTTGATTTAAAAGATATGGATCCAAGCTTTATGTTTTCTTCGGTTAGCTTAGGTATTATTTTAGGATTATTTTTAGGAAAACAAATTGGAGTATTTTTATTTTCATATATTAGTATAAAACTAGGACTAGCAAAACTTCCACAAAATGTTAATTTCAAACAACTTTACGGGGTTTGTATACTCACAGGTATAGGTTTTACTATGAGCTTTTTTATAGATGGCCTAGCTTATCAAAATAGTGATATTTTTGCATATTCAGACAAACTTGCAATTTTAGTAGCTTCATTATTAAGCGCTATAGTTGGATATGCTTACTTAAAACTTATTTATAGTTTTAAAAAATGAAATTGAAAAGTTTCCAAAACTTTTTATCATTTGAAATTTTAGGAGGATTGTTGCTTTTATTAGCAACGATCTTTGCCTTGCTACTTAAAAATAGTCCTTATGGACAACACTATATGGATTTTTTAAGTGTAGAAATGGGTGTAAAAGTGGGTGCTTGGGAACTTTTTAAGCCTTCTTTATTGTGGATCAATGATGGCCTTATTGCAATCTTTTTCTTTGCCATAGGACTTGAATTAAAAAAAGAATTTGTTCAAGGAGAGTTTAAAACTCTTAGTAATATCACCCTACCCTTAATGGCTGCTATAGGCGGTATAGTTGTGCCTGCTTTGATATTTTGCGCTATCAATTTTAACGATGCTTATGTTTTAAAAGGTTGGGCTATACCTACTGCAACTGATACTGCATTTGCTCTAGTTATACTTGCAATGCTAAAACAACGCATACCAAGTTCTTTAAAAATATTTTTAGTATCTTTAGCGATTTTTGATGATGTAGGAGCTATTTTAATCATTGCTATTTTTTATACAGGAGAGCTTTCTACTTTAGCTTTTTTTGTTGCCTTTTGCTGTATTGTAGGTTTGTTTTTACTCAATCGCTTGGGCAATGAAAGAAAATCATTTTATTATATACTTGGAGCATTGCTTTGGCTTAGTGTGTTAAAAAGTGGAGTACATGCAACTTTAGCGGGTATCATCACAGCTTTATTTATACCTGTATTTACAAAAAACAACCATGCTTTATTAGAAGAAATCGAGCATGGTTTAAAATTTTGGATAGCTTTTATAATACTACCACTTTTTGCTTTTGCCAATGCAGGGGTTGATCTTTCAAAAATTGAAGCACATATGCTATTTAGTGGTGTAAGTGTAGGGATTTTCTTAGGCTTGTTTATTGGAAAACAACTAGGTGTATTTGGCTTTGCCTACATGGCAATTAAATTTAAATTTGCAAAACTACCAAAAGATGCTAATTTTAAACAACTCTATGGAGTTTGTATACTCACAGGTATAGGTTTTACTATGAGCTTTTTTATAGATGCTCTTGCTTATGAGGTAAGTGATATATTTAATTTTGTGGATAATTTTGCTATTTTGCTAGCTT
This genomic stretch from Campylobacter lari subsp. concheus harbors:
- the nhaA gene encoding Na+/H+ antiporter NhaA, yielding MKLKSFQNFLSFEILGGLLLLLATIFALLLKNSPYGQHYMDFLSVEMGVKVGAWELFKPSLLWINDGLIAIFFFAIGLELKKEFVQGEFKTLSNITLPLMAAIGGIVVPALIFCAINFNDAYVLKGWAIPTATDTAFALVILAMLKQRIPSSLKIFLVSLAIFDDVGAILIIAIFYTGELSTLAFFVAFCCIVGLFLLNRLGNERKSFYYILGALLWLSVLKSGVHATLAGIITALFIPVFTKNNHALLEEIEHGLKFWIAFIILPLFAFANAGVDLSKIEAHMLFSGVSVGIFLGLFIGKQLGVFGFAYMAIKFKFAKLPKDANFKQLYGVCILTGIGFTMSFFIDALAYEVSDIFNFVDNFAILLASLASGVFGYFYLRFVK
- a CDS encoding Fe-S cluster assembly scaffold protein IscU; amino-acid sequence: MAKNNLIGGSIWDEYSQKVQDRMNNPQHMGEFTQEDAQKANAKLIVADFGAESCGDAVRLYWLVDEKTDKIIDAKFKSFGCGTAIASSDTMVDLCIGKTVDEAVKITNLDVEFAMRDNPETPAVPPQKMHCSVMAYDVIKQAAAHYKGVNPEDFEDQIIVCECARVSLGTIKEVIKLNDLHTVEEITQFTKAGAFCKSCVKPGGHEKKDYYLVDILAETRAEMEREKLKDQSKTDIAFDDMTMVKQLKAVEAVLDNDVRPMLHGDGGDLEVIDIQKSDNKNIDIYIRYLGACSGCSSGSGATLYAIENILQEELSPNIRVIPV
- a CDS encoding NifS family cysteine desulfurase; translation: MKVYLDNNATTQLAPEAYELMKPFLKEHYGNPNSLHQWGSATHPALKEAMDKLYAGLGASDLDDIIITSCATESINWVLKGVYFDRILNSDRNEVIISSVEHPAVAASAMFLKSLGVKVIELGVDHEGVSSVKDLKEAISDKTALVSIMWANNETGMIFPIEEMAQITHEYGALFHTDATQAVGKIKVNFAKAGVDFASFSAHKFHGPKGVGGLYIKKDIELTPLLHGGEHMGGRRSGTLNVPYIIAMAEALRIANTMLDFENSHIRRLRDKLEDLILAMPDTSVVGDRSRRVPNTILASIKGVEGEAMLWDLNKNGIAASTGSACASEALESNPIMEAIGAENDLAHTALRLSLSRFNTEDEIDYAAEQIKKATQRLRAISSTYAYKPENI
- a CDS encoding putative motility protein; this encodes MGEVINNQASLMLNIATTMMKKTIEANENAVMQVLEGVNANPAPTTTPSTSSGLLDIYA
- the nhaA gene encoding Na+/H+ antiporter NhaA, giving the protein MQRLQTFVKSETFPGVLLIFFTALALILQNSSLTDQYTNFLNIPFGFQAGSLEIFKPLLLWINDGLIAIFFFAIGLELKYEVTRGQLNSIKAMSLPVFAALGGMIIPALIFAFFNYKDPFALQGWAIPTATDVAFAVGILMLLGKRVPTSLKLFLLSLAIFDDLGAIIVIALFYTSELSVFAMIAALVCILALYLLNHFHVTKKSFYIIIAIVFWISMLKSGVHATLAGVITALFIPLQTKSGESFLKEIEHDLAPWVSYFILPIFAFANAGVDLKDMDPSFMFSSVSLGIILGLFLGKQIGVFLFSYISIKLGLAKLPQNVNFKQLYGVCILTGIGFTMSFFIDGLAYQNSDIFAYSDKLAILVASLLSAIVGYAYLKLIYSFKK